A window of the Polyodon spathula isolate WHYD16114869_AA chromosome 50, ASM1765450v1, whole genome shotgun sequence genome harbors these coding sequences:
- the nlk1 gene encoding nemo-like kinase, type 1, giving the protein MAFQDPSHPSVCGSLFGGPDLGPKFFCIPTNNAATAGSSTGLGTASGSSGPAAQAGGPRHPAALGGGPGGGAAAPQQHNKLASEAPSPAEMEPDRPIGYGAFGVVWSVTDPRDGKRVALKKMPNVFQNLVSCKRVFRELKMLCFFKHDNVLSALDILQPPQIDCFEEIYVITELMQSDLHKVIVSPQPLSTDHIKVFLYQILRGLKYLHSAGILHRDIKPGNLLVNSNCVLKICDFGLARVEELDESRHMTQEVVTQYYRAPEILTGSRHYSSAIDVWSVGCIFAELLGRRILFQAQSPIQQLDLITDLLGTPPLSAMLSACEGARAHILRGPHKPPSLSVLYMLSDGATHEAVHLLCRMLVFDPCKRISGRDALSHPYLDEGRLRYHTCMCRCCFTVASGRVYTRDFEPVASGRFDDQYEKTLTSVWQVKELIHRFITEHQQGKRVPLCINPQSAAFKTFIRSTAWHSSKVSKKEER; this is encoded by the exons ATGGCTTTCCAGGACCCAAGCCATCCTTCTGTCTGCGGGAGCTTGTTCGGGGGCCCAGATCTCGGCCCTAAATTCTTCTGCATACCGACAAACAACGCTGCCACAGCCGGCTCTTCGACAGGCCTCGGCACAGCATCGGGGTCGAGCGGCCCCGCCGCCCAGGCTGGCGGTCCTCGTCACCCGGCCGCGCTCGGGGGAGGCCCCGGTGGCGGTGCCGCGGCTCCACAGCAACACAATAAGCTGGCCAGCGAGGCGCCGAGTCCGGCTGAAATGGAGCCGGACAGGCCCATCGGATACGGTGCTTTTGGGGTCGTTTG GTCGGTGACAGACCCTCGGGACGGGAAGCGCGTGGCTCTGAAGAAGATGCCCAACGTGTTCCAGAACCTGGTTTCCTGCAAGAGAGTGTTCCGGGAGCTCAAAATGCTCTGCTTCTTCAAGCACGACAAC gTGCTGTCTGCTCTCGATATTCTCCAGCCTCCTCAGATCGACTGCTTCGAAGAAAT CTATGTGATCACAGAGCTGATGCAGAGTGATCTACACAAGGTGATCGTCTCTCCTCAGCCCCTCAGCACCGACCACATCAAAGTGTTTCTCTACCAGATACTGCGTg GGTTGAAGTATTTGCACTCCGCTGGGATTTTGCATAGAGACATCAAACCAGGAAATCTCCTTGTTAACAGCAACTGTGTGCTCAAG ATCTGTGATTTCGGGCTGGCTCGTGTAGAGGAGCTGGATGAGTCTCGTCACATGACCCAGGAGGTGGTGACTCAGTATTACCGCGCCCCAGAGATCCTGACCGGCAGCCGGCACTACAGCAGTGCCATCGACGTGTGGTCTGTGGGCTGCATCTTCGCAGAGCTGCTGGGGAGGAGGATCCTGTTCCAGGCACAGAGTCCCATAcagcag TTGGATCTGATCACAGACCTCTTGGGGACCCCACCACTCTCCGCCATGCTGTCAGCCTGCGAGGGGGCAAGGGCACACATACTGAGGGGACCACACAAACCG CCCTCCCTCTCAGTTCTCTACATGCTGTCAGACGGAGCTACCCATGAGGCCGTTCACCTGCTATGCAGAATGCTGGTTTTTGATCCG tgTAAGCGTATCTCTGGACGTGATGCCCTATCTCATCCCTACCTCGATGAGGGTCGGCTTCGCTATCACACCTGCATGTGCCGCTGCTGCTTCACCGTGGCTTCGGGACGAGTCTACACCCGCGACTTTGAACCCGTGGCCAGCGGCCGCTTCGACGACCAGTACGAGAAGACGCTGACGTCTGTCTGGCAGGTCAAAG agctgatTCATCGTTTCATCACAGAACACCAGCAGGGTAAACGAGTGCCTCTCTGTATTAATCCCCAGAGCGCAGCCTTCAAAACATTCATCAG GTCGACAGCTTGGCATTCCTCAAAAGTTTCCAAGAAGGAGGAAAGATGA
- the kctd13 gene encoding BTB/POZ domain-containing adapter for CUL3-mediated RhoA degradation protein 1 yields MSAEATCCALGECGAGRGGAGSVSERLPVSSAPASPLVTPPPPSFELKPLPFPSSKYVKLNVGGSLHYTTVQTLSKQDSLLKEMFSGSVEVLTDSEGWVLIDRSGKHFGTVLNFLRDGAVPLPDAPRELQEVQAEARHYRVPGLQEACHTALQQKSAGADAVCRIPMITSPKEEQKLISSCSQPVVKLQHNRSNNKYSYTSNSDDNLLKNIELFDKLGLRFNGRVLFIKDVLGDEICCWSFYGEGRKIAEVCCTSIVYATEKKQTKVEFPEARIFEETLNILIYEGGRGGGVSSAVLEAGGVASALGLLPPEEEDERGGREKRVRRIHVRRHIMHDERPHGQQAVFKD; encoded by the exons ATGTCTGCCGAAGCCACCTGTTGCGCCCTGGGGGAGTGTGGggcggggaggggaggggcaggaAGTGTGTCAGAGCGGCTTCCTGTGTCCTCTGCCCCAGCCTCTCCCTTAGtaacgcccccccccccatcctttGAGCTGAAGCCTCTGCCCTTCCCGAGCAGTAAGTACGTGAAGCTCAATGTGGGCGGGTCCCTCCACTACACCACAGTGCAGACCTTGAGCAAGCAGGACAGCCTTCTAAAGGAGATGTTCAGCGGGAGCGTGGAGGTGCTGACTGACAGCGAGG GCTGGGTGCTAATTGATCGCAGTGGAAAGCACTTCGGCACGGTGTTGAATTTCCTGCGGGACGGGGCCGTGCCGCTGCCAGACGCCCCCCGGGAGCTGCAGGAGGTGCAAGCAGAGGCACGGCACTACCGGGTCCCGGGGCTGCAGGAGGCCTGCCACACTGCTCTGCAG cAAAAGAGTGCGGGTGCGGACGCTGTGTGCAGGATTCCCATGATCACCTCCCCCAAAGAAGAGCAGAAACTCATCTCCTCCTGCagccag CCAGTTGTTAAACTTCAACACAACAGAAGCAACAATAAATATTCCTACACAAG TAACTCGGATGATAATCTGCTGAAGAACATTGAGCTGTTCGACAAACTGGGGCTGCGTTTCAACGGGCGAGTCCTGTTCATCAAGGACGTCCTGGGGGACGAGATCTGCTGCTGGTCCTTCTATGGAGAGGGCAGGAAGATTGCAGAGGTGTGCTGCACCTCCATCGTGTATGCCACAGAGAAAAAACAGACCAAG GTTGAATTTCCCGAGGCCCGTATCTTCGAGGAGACTCTCAATATCCTGATCTACGagggggggcggggcgggggcgTGTCCTCGGCTGTGCTGGAGGCGGGCGGAGTGGCCTCGGCACTAGGGCTCCTCCCCCCAGAGGAGGAGGATGAGAGGGGGGGCCGTGAGAAGAGGGTGCGGAGGATTCATGTGAGGAGACACATCATGCATGATGAGAGACCGCACGGGCAACAGGCTGTGTTCAAGGACTGA